Below is a genomic region from Sphingopyxis terrae subsp. terrae NBRC 15098.
CAATCTTGAACACGCCCTGGAATCCGGCCGTGTCGGCGTCATAGGGGTTGAGCCGTACCGCGGCATCGCCAATGCCAACGCCGCCGCGGCAATTGCCGCCATAATATTGTGCGCGCGCCATCGCGAAGGTCGCCGCCGCGGTTTCGGCGCCGGTGTCATAGGCCCGCTGTGCGAGCGAGACGGCTTCGGCATAGGCCTTGTCGCCCGCCGGTGTGCCGCGCAGCGGCTGCCAATCCCCGAAGCGGACGAGCGACAGCGCGGACAGCGCCGCGGCGTTGCGCGGATCGCGAAAGATCGTCGCGCGCAGGCAGGCATCGACCTTCTTCGCGGTGTCCTTGTTGCGCAACTGCCGCAGCCGGTTGAACTGCGCCAGGCACGGATAGCCGGGCGCAAAATTCTCCGGCTGCCGCGCCAACTGATCGCGAACGATCACGCCATAATCGCCAGCAATCTGGGCAATCGCAGGGTCGATTGCCTCGAATCCAGGCATCTGATCTTGGGTCAGGTGAAATTGCTGCGACCAGATGGTACGCTGATCGGAAACGCGGTTGAGGACCAGCGTGACATCGGCCGGCCCCGCGAGCGTGCGGACGAGCGAAACATCGAGGCGATAATCGGGGCGCTGAGCTGTATCGGGCTTGCCCGCCGACGCTGCACTGCGCAGATCGACGAGGTCGAAACGGCGCAAGCCGTCGCGCAGCCGCCCGTCGAGCGCGCGGGCCAGCGCGCGCGAAACGGGAGTGCTCCCCGATTGCGGAAGCGCAATCTCAAGCAGCGGCGGCGGCACCGCCGAAGGCGCGAACATCCGCTGCCAGTTGCCGGCAAGCCACCAACCGCCCGCCAGCATGGCAACCGCGACAATGACCAGCACCGTCCACCAGCGCGCCCGCGACGATGGCGCTCCAACGCCGGGATGACGCATTGACGTCACACCGGCCCCGCCCGCCTCCGCAGCCACCGCCTCTTCGCCGACACCAGGGGTTACAGCGGCGCTACGTGCCGGCGGTGCGGTGCGGTGCTGCACCACGATCTCGTAGCTGCCCTGCGGCACGCGCAGGCGATGAACCCACGGCGTTTCAGCATAATAACGGTCGAGCAGATTGCGCAGGCGGCCCACCATCACGCGTGGATAGCTGTCGACCGCCGGGTCGAAATCGGCGTTACGCCCCAGCGCCTCGGTCGCGATCGCATAGGCCTTGGGGGCGCTGCGGCCGCCGCGAAGCCGGTGTTCGACCAGATATTGCAGCAGGCGTGACAAGACCGGCGAGCGCAGGAACAACTGGGACTCGCGGAGCCTCTCGAACTCCTCGGCGATGATCTGGTCGGTTTCGCCGGCCTCGAGTGTCTTGTTCGCTTTCGCGCGGTCCATGCAACCCTCTTATACCCTCTGGCGGGGTCTGTCCGCTAGATACGCAAATCGATGAATGCGGCCAGCCATATTTGTTTCAATGTAACGGTAACAGCCCGGATTGGCCATATTTCGCCGGGTTTAACCCGCCTCGGAGAGGTGAAAGAACAGGACGAAAAGATTAAGGAAATCCTAATTTTGGGCGACATGCCGCAACGTGACCCCATGTTACTGTCATCTTCCCCGACGCCATGAGATCGTTCGATTGTCGTGATGCGCGCTTGCGCGGTCACGGCCCGGTTCGGGCTTTGCCTGCCGGGCAATTGAGGTTTCAGGATCGAAGCGCGCGAGCTGGTCCCTGGCGCACTCCGGTATATCCCGAGGCCTCATGAACAAGTGACTTCGCCGGGCGGGATTGTAGCCCCACCTGCACCCCGCCCGGCAAGTCCGCACTTACCCTATTCCGCAGAATGGTCGCTCCCAAGCGTCACGCCAGTGCGATCCAGATGGGGCCGTCGGCCGAAGTCTGCGCTCGTCACGTCAGACCTTG
It encodes:
- a CDS encoding tetratricopeptide repeat protein, with the translated sequence MDRAKANKTLEAGETDQIIAEEFERLRESQLFLRSPVLSRLLQYLVEHRLRGGRSAPKAYAIATEALGRNADFDPAVDSYPRVMVGRLRNLLDRYYAETPWVHRLRVPQGSYEIVVQHRTAPPARSAAVTPGVGEEAVAAEAGGAGVTSMRHPGVGAPSSRARWWTVLVIVAVAMLAGGWWLAGNWQRMFAPSAVPPPLLEIALPQSGSTPVSRALARALDGRLRDGLRRFDLVDLRSAASAGKPDTAQRPDYRLDVSLVRTLAGPADVTLVLNRVSDQRTIWSQQFHLTQDQMPGFEAIDPAIAQIAGDYGVIVRDQLARQPENFAPGYPCLAQFNRLRQLRNKDTAKKVDACLRATIFRDPRNAAALSALSLVRFGDWQPLRGTPAGDKAYAEAVSLAQRAYDTGAETAAATFAMARAQYYGGNCRGGVGIGDAAVRLNPYDADTAGFQGVFKIACDQPLEGIALLERSLALDASAPGVPAVTLAFVYSQQGRQDDALAVLDHMPSTSTMEPQYTMVRAIVFARQGKVDEARGLWRHLLDYTRQPQDAPPEKVLRQFMINPEVIRRASQALRESGVVAPQPVAR